The genomic region ataaaaagaaaaacatcttAAAATATAAGTCGAAAGCAGTAcaaataattactgtattaatcTCGTATGTTCACTTGTTTTATATTCTCAAATATTTATCAACGAATTTCACATTCCCGAAGATTTAGGTATATGTCTATAACCTCTGCTTTCACGGAAGAATTGGGTGACTTGGtggctatatgtcaacatatatgtcaaaCATGGAGTAAGGtcataaagagaaaaaaactagaggagtgggattcgatcggatgctgtggattgaacttcggcgtagttcagtggttagaacgcttggtacgtagaaccaaggacctgggttcgatccccgacgccggagcgaatttttccccctctaataaccattgttgctataagagataaattctgtaggactaaaaaattaatcttaacGTAGATTCTTCGTCCAGTAATGAAATTATCAAAAAACTTTCAGCACTTGTGACATTACTGTAGAGATAGTTTTAAGTCCCAAGTTATTTACACTCAATAAGTACTGGACtggatgtataattttattatttaaataagtaataattaatttctcctgCACGATGATTTTTCTGAGACATACTGCCTACGCAATGTCATTTAtgacattgattaaagttctcgttaacactttgttaaaaccataaaatttacttagtctcacgttaaaaaagtgttaaaattgttaaaaaaaaaaaaaaaaaaaaggtatataccttcgacagacgacccgtttcgacgctatgtcgcgtcatcttcagtgtctcttgaactactggtgatcttgccTCTATGATGTGCATTtatcgatggtaggggtgggggtgtgttgttcctgtggtgggggctggctgtttgtgtgtcatgtattatgacgtcgaataatgtgtgtgtattgaactgcaattgtgtgttaagtatatattgtgggtatgctattgtattggTATTCTTacatatttcgtactgttctaggatgtttaattgtgaactttttggtgtgatgtgtaaaatttccatatctgtttctatattattgtagtcatgattattgttggtaatgtgatctgcataatttgatgtgatgcagagtttggttatagctttaatatgttcattatatcttgtgtgaaaggatcttcctgtctgtcctatgtaaaaatgtgggcaactattgcattttaatttgtaaactccagttgaattatttttttttttaatgtttaatgtgattatttagttatttttgtgttgtattatttgttttgtatgctatcttgtattttagttctctgaatgaagttgcaattttgtgagtattggtattgtgatatgttaatgttatgtatttattctcgcgtggtgtttgtgttggtttgttctgtttttgttttgccttttttattagtgtgtctattatgttagggttgtatccaatGTCTAGTgctgtatattttattgtgtttaattcttcagtgtagttgtcattgttcattggtatattaattaatctgtgtgtattgtacggaaagctgcatgtttatgttgtatgggatgatttgatgaatagtgtatatgtgttgtggttgtagtgggtttcctgtatattttgaattcgtgtctgttatttgttttggttatggtgatgtctaagaagtttatagcttggttatgttccgtttctattgtatactttaatttgggatgtattttgttgagttgttgatgtaggttttctatttgtcttttgtttccattatataggactattatgtcatctacatatcgatgccagtacattattttctctgcgtgtttgttgttgtcggtgtttagtatgtatgttttttctatgttgtgaataaagatttcagctaatatacttgatataggtgaacccattggtaatccttcagtttgtgtataatatttattgttatgtgtgaaataattttgtttagtaataatctctgtaatgtgtataatttcgttaatgtgagtctgtggtatgttatttttgataagcatttttcgaagtatttcaagtgtttctgttactggtatgtttgtatataggttttcgatgtcaaatgatgctaatgttgtgttgtgtggaatgtgtttgtgttttattttgttaactaggTCTATGATGTTGattattgttgttgggttttcaaattgtatactatttcttataatgttgtcTACATATTTcgcctaaataatcacattaaacattcaaataaatataattcaactggagtttacaaatttaaatgcaatagttgcccacatttttacataggacagacaggaagatcctttcacacaagatataatgaacatattaaagctataaccaaaccctacatcacatcaaattatgcagatcacattatcaacaataatcatgactgcaataatatagaaacagatatggaaattttacacatcacaccaaaaagttcacaattaaacatcttagaacagtacgaaatatataagaatacaacagcatacccacaatatatactaaACACACAATTGCAattcaatacacacacattattcgacatcataatacatcataacacacaaacagccagcccccaccatatgaacaacacacccccacccctaccatcgacaaatgcacatcatagaggcaagatcaccagtggttcaagagacactgaagatgacgcgaCATAgagtcgaaacgggccgtctgtcgaaggtatatacctttttttttttttttttttttttttacaattttaacactttttaacgtgagactaagtaaattttatggtcATTTATGACTATctcatgtaaaatataatatcatTTACAGTTATTCAAGAGTTACAAAAGATTTGAAAGTGGCCTAACGTTAAGAAGTACCATACAGTAAGTTTACAGAAAATTTACCTATAACGTTTTGTTCATAAAAGGCTGTGCTTTATTTCCACAAAAAATCTGTTTCAATTAATTAACTATTGGTGTTGTTGATatggcaaatgaaataaataaacagcaaCTCAAGCTATTCTTGAACGAGTTAATGTATGATTTATTTATCTTTTGCAAAGTCATGCCAGAAAATAATGCTTTTGCCTCTACAAACGCCAATAACAGGCCTTATTCAGTGTTACTATGAATATAAATAGAGATAGTTCCAGGTCAGTGGGAAGAGTCAGAACTCTAAATGAACTGAAGTAAGAACTCTGCAATGTTTGTAGTCATTGTGAAAGCttgtgaatatgaacaaaatcagtcaaactgaatatgaacaaaatagtcAAATTAAGTAGGGAGAATCACTGTTCGTACACGCGCGCAGACGCTctcacacacacgcatgcacgtGAACACGCACTCACACATTAAAAGCCAAGGAACAGAGTTCGATCTCATAGATGCTATAAACATGCACTTACGTGCAAATCTCAATGGATTTTTGCAGTATCACAGTATCTTCTTTTACGCTGCGTACTATAAGAAATAAAAATCCAAACAATAAATGTAATTCTATCTAACATTTTATAGAACACATTATAGAACACATGATGCCTATGTCACTAAATCCGTGAGAGATTTTACTTTCTGCTTTTCTACGTGCCAACCTACACACATACTGTTGCTTCACTGTACTCGAATCCATCTGTCTGCTTTTGAATATCACCTTCCGAATTCTGTAACATAGTAAAATGTTCCCCTGGATACTTGCGTGTATTTGCTCTTCTAGAAAACTATAAAtgttatgagaatattatttttattatgtgtaaCAGGAACTAAGATAGTGATATAGTATGTATTCATGAAATAATTTATGATGACTAAAGCAGAAGCATGCAACACACAAATACATCAAACGTGAACTTAATTATCTAATCAtacgttttgttttgtttcagaatGACACATCAAAACGGGGTAAATAGCCATCAGAAGAATTTAATTGAATATCTCAAAGCGGAAAAGCTTACAGGTTTCACTCTCTTGCTAAAAGATAAAGGAAAATATGGCATCGATCCAAACAAAGGATATGAAGGCGATGGATTCAAAAACTGTCTTGCAATCGCTGCTGAAAGAGGTCTTGTTGAATTTATAAAAGTCTTGCTGGATAATGAAGCAAACGCTGATGAAGCATGTGAACAATTTAACAATAATGCTGCTATTCATTTTGCGACGGAAAACGGAAAACTTACAGCTCTGAAAGCATTAGTTGAAGACGGCGGTGCAGATATAAATGCCGTCAATGAAAACGGAGACACTGCGTTACATATTGCAGTTGATAAATCAGAAGAATGTTTTTCTTATCTTCTTAAATTAGAAAACATTGACATCAGTAAAACAAACTCAAACTCTCAGACTGCAATCCAGAAGGCCATCGACACGTGCAATGAGAAAATTTTATCAGGGATACTCAAACGACGTGATGTTAGCCCAGAAGACAGAAACGCGATCATGGAAAAGTATCCTGCATTAAGAGTTGAATCACCAGACTCGGATAATGCAGCTTCTTACGTATATTCAAATGCATGTAAAGATCTTCGTAACTCCAGAACCGAAAAAGTCAAAGAGTTATTTTTGGGAAAGAATGTTGAAGAGTTGGGAAAATTCATCAATGCAACTGATACTGGTACTGAAGAAACTTTGTTACAAATAGCTTGCCATAGAGGTCAGCTCGATATTGTTCGGCTTCTAATTGAGTTTGGAGCAGATGTAAATGAAACTGGAGAAGAAGAATCAAGATCTCCAATATATCTGGCGTGCTATTTTGGTCAATCTGATGTTCTCGAGTGTCTAATTGAAGATCAAacagtaaataaaattgaaaaagggCAACTATTACTTCATGCTGTTATCAAAGGCAACGGGGCATATGGGAATGATACAAATAAAGACCAATACCATAAATGTTTTGATTTCGTTCTGCAGAAACGCACAACATTAGGTATTGATATAAATCAAGGTTGTGAAAAGTATGAGCATACAGCACTTCATGCAGCTGTTCTTGAAAATGACACATATTATGCAAAGGAACTACTTCTCTCTGGAGCATACATAGGTTCGATCAATACATTTAACATATCTCCTGTACATGACATAGATCCTACGGCGCTGGAAGCTGCATTGAATGAGTGTATAGAAATTATAAAACCTAATAAGAAAGAcaacgaaaaaaatgaaattcaggTAGAAGTGAACTTTAATTTTCTGAAACCATCTGCTAAATCTCGATTAGATAGGCCTGCAGAAGGTGGAGAGAGACTAAATGAAACGCTACTCGAGATGCATTCTTTGTATTATATCAGTCGGTCAAAACATTTGAGACACCTTCTCAAACATCCTGTTCTGCTTTTATTTCTCGAACTTAAATGGAATCGAATATGTATGTTGTTATACTTGAACATTTTGTTATACCTACTATTTGTCGTTTTCCTAACAGTATACATCCTCATCGAAAACAGTCTCTGTGAAACATTTGATCAAAACACCTGTAACACCCAAAGTCTTTCATACGAGCTTTATggaattatatttgttatagtaTTGGTTCTGTTTCTCATACTAATAGTTTGGGAAACTGTCAAATTCTTCATGATGGttcaaaaaataacttttttctggaaattgaaaaatttgttaaaaatagcTATTCTTCTTACcacagttttaataataattggaGTGCGCACAAAAATAATAGTTGCAATATGTTTGTTTTTTGCGTGGACTGAAATTACTCTTCAGTGTGACTATTTCAGTACTTTTGCAATCtacaatgaaatgtttaaaagaGTCGCAAACAGCTACATGTCATTTCTGATACTGTATACTCCACTTATTATTTCCTTTACCTGCGGTTTTTATGAGCTACGTCACAAACAATtttcgaatgaaagtgaaaggCCAGATGAGTTTTCAAtccaaaacaacaacaattcttCAGAGGAGAATAAAATAGTAGATTTCTATAGCAACATATTTTTGGCTCTACTAAAAACTGTTCTCATGATGACTGGAGAATTTGATGCATCTACCATGTCTTTCGAAATCGgatattattttgtctttttgttgtTCGTCTTCGTGATCACAATTGTTCTGATGAATCTTCTCAGTGGTCTGGCTGTGAGCGATATTCAAGTCATTAAGGATGAAGCTGAACTTGTCACTTATGAGACTAGAGTCGAGTGCATCCACAATATTGAGACCAGCATTGCAAGTTATCTGGGCAGTTTCATAGTTTCCTCCTGTTGCGAAGCAATAATTGGAATAAGTGTACTGCCACAATTATGTCTGTTTTCCGGCAATTTATCCGTCGACAGACTCAGTATTACTATTAAGAATAAAGAATTCGAAATTGGAGAAGAGAAGAAAGTAAATTTCTCCATGGAAGAGTTTAGAATGGGGCTCAATCTTGATCAAAATGTGGTAGATTCACTCAAGAAAAGAAGTAGAGGGAAaccaaaaaatgaataaataaaaatctcaagaaaagaaatagaagattaacaaaaaaaaaaaaaaagagaattttaaGACAGGGTAACTAAAATAGAAGAAAACTCTACAACAAACCGAAAACTGTTTGAAGTATATGATACAAGGAATAACAATGTatgaaagttaaaaataatatattcattcatgAAGTAAACCTGAAACTGAATTCCGAACAAaactttaaagaaaattaaaaggacacgtcgtcgtcgtcgtcgtcatcatcatcatcatcatcatcatcataaatacaTCAGGTTTAAAAGCCTTAATGCCCTGTCCTGCAAAATTCAGCAATGCAAATCTACTTTGGATAACTCAATCCCGTTTCCCTTAGTTTTACATGATAAAAGCTATGGAAATTTGTTGTTGTCCACCCTCTCGAATTGTTAATACGAATGTTATTTAAAAAGTATAGCAAGAAGAGCTCTTGCGGGTGACATATTCCCCTCTTGTTCGAATTTTCAGCCAGAGTCGCAACAGCAGACCACAGCTTTATCACGCAGCCATTAGATAGCGCGTATGTTGCATCAGACCCTCTCAATAACAGTTGTAAGATGGCTGCGCGGACGGAAACATGGTCAAATGTGGAAGTGAGTATAGTGTGATCCGGTGTTTGCATCTTAAGGGCACTTCGCCAACAGAAATTTATCGTCAACTTGTTTAGGTGTAAGGTGTGGATTTGGTGCTTCCGGTACTGGACCAATCTTCCTACAGCTCGATCTGTTCCCAGTGCTATTcatctcttcggacagttgaaaaCCACCTGGGTGATAAGCGATTTAATACCGATACGTCCGTTGAGCAAGCCGACATGATGTGGCTTTAGGGACTTAACACAGATTTCTTCGATGTCTTGGTCTACCGTTGGAACAAGTGCTTCCATAAGCacggtgactatgttgaaaagtaatgcgtaCCAGTTTCCTGCTATTGTGTATCGGTATATGTGCCTGTGGATTCAAGTTTGTCaatgaaaagcttttatcatcttaCTTTTTGAAGCACTCTCgtagttgttattgttgttgacaTTCCTTTGTTTTCTCAACGATGTTTCGGCTTTTTAAGTAATTTGAATatcctctttttttctttgtGCCGAATACAAGTTTTCATCCTAAAGTTACGGTGGCCTTTGAAATTACATGCTGTAATCTTAATTTTAAGTCATTTGTGATCTGTAGAACAAATTCTtttttgcaaatctagctttcaggtgaagctgatttaataatttcaagggaaaaattgttccgggaccgggtatcgaacgc from Periplaneta americana isolate PAMFEO1 chromosome 15, P.americana_PAMFEO1_priV1, whole genome shotgun sequence harbors:
- the LOC138715240 gene encoding transient receptor potential cation channel protein painless-like, which translates into the protein MTHQNGVNSHQKNLIEYLKAEKLTGFTLLLKDKGKYGIDPNKGYEGDGFKNCLAIAAERGLVEFIKVLLDNEANADEACEQFNNNAAIHFATENGKLTALKALVEDGGADINAVNENGDTALHIAVDKSEECFSYLLKLENIDISKTNSNSQTAIQKAIDTCNEKILSGILKRRDVSPEDRNAIMEKYPALRVESPDSDNAASYVYSNACKDLRNSRTEKVKELFLGKNVEELGKFINATDTGTEETLLQIACHRGQLDIVRLLIEFGADVNETGEEESRSPIYLACYFGQSDVLECLIEDQTVNKIEKGQLLLHAVIKGNGAYGNDTNKDQYHKCFDFVLQKRTTLGIDINQGCEKYEHTALHAAVLENDTYYAKELLLSGAYIGSINTFNISPVHDIDPTALEAALNECIEIIKPNKKDNEKNEIQVEVNFNFLKPSAKSRLDRPAEGGERLNETLLEMHSLYYISRSKHLRHLLKHPVLLLFLELKWNRICMLLYLNILLYLLFVVFLTVYILIENSLCETFDQNTCNTQSLSYELYGIIFVIVLVLFLILIVWETVKFFMMVQKITFFWKLKNLLKIAILLTTVLIIIGVRTKIIVAICLFFAWTEITLQCDYFSTFAIYNEMFKRVANSYMSFLILYTPLIISFTCGFYELRHKQFSNESERPDEFSIQNNNNSSEENKIVDFYSNIFLALLKTVLMMTGEFDASTMSFEIGYYFVFLLFVFVITIVLMNLLSGLAVSDIQVIKDEAELVTYETRVECIHNIETSIASYLGSFIVSSCCEAIIGISVLPQLCLFSGNLSVDRLSITIKNKEFEIGEEKKVNFSMEEFRMGLNLDQNVVDSLKKRSRGKPKNE